In Haloarcula sp. H-GB4, a single genomic region encodes these proteins:
- a CDS encoding class I SAM-dependent methyltransferase has protein sequence MDLAKDFFDEWAGFYDANYEEQEIGDVEFYVDLAAETDGPVLEVGCGTGRIYLELLRAGVDADGIDISAEMLTVLEQKADEAGLTPAVRQADMTNFATSREYELIIVPFRTFLHNVTVAEQKAALRQFREALAPDGRLALNFFVPSFDMISESYDEPQTRSVTYQGEEYVVTNISRLVDEVSQTVETERTIAHDGDVVRRATFQLALLSKPEFELLLETTGWSDWTGYGGFDRQPLKDGAKEMVWIAEK, from the coding sequence ATGGACCTCGCAAAAGACTTTTTCGACGAGTGGGCGGGCTTTTACGATGCTAATTACGAGGAGCAGGAAATCGGTGATGTCGAGTTCTACGTTGATCTGGCCGCAGAGACCGATGGTCCGGTGCTTGAAGTCGGCTGTGGAACAGGCCGCATCTATCTTGAACTCCTTCGGGCTGGTGTAGATGCGGACGGTATCGATATCTCTGCGGAGATGCTCACCGTTCTGGAACAGAAAGCCGACGAAGCCGGCCTCACGCCCGCTGTCAGGCAGGCTGATATGACCAACTTTGCCACCTCCCGGGAGTACGAACTCATTATCGTCCCGTTCCGCACTTTCCTCCATAACGTCACAGTAGCGGAACAGAAAGCGGCGCTCCGACAATTCCGCGAGGCTCTTGCGCCGGATGGACGACTTGCTCTGAACTTCTTTGTCCCGAGTTTCGATATGATATCCGAATCCTATGACGAGCCGCAGACGCGGTCTGTGACATATCAGGGCGAGGAATACGTTGTCACCAACATCTCCCGGCTTGTCGACGAAGTTTCCCAGACCGTCGAAACGGAGCGAACGATTGCACACGACGGAGATGTGGTTCGACGGGCAACGTTTCAACTGGCCCTCCTTTCGAAGCCAGAGTTCGAGCTTCTTCTGGAGACAACCGGATGGAGCGACTGGACTGGCTATGGCGGCTTTGACCGGCAGCCGCTGAAAGACGGGGCAAAAGAGATGGTCTGGATAGCGGAAAAATAA
- a CDS encoding low molecular weight phosphatase family protein has product MTDMPLKLGFVCVQNAGRSQMSAAFAERERTRRGLEDTVEILTGGTDPADEVHPEVVEAMAELDIDLSDRAPQAVPDDELNSCTVVATMGCSTLELDTDIAVRDWALEDPHGQSVERVREIRDEIETRVADLFDEFTDSSTN; this is encoded by the coding sequence ATGACTGATATGCCGCTGAAGCTCGGGTTCGTCTGCGTCCAGAACGCGGGCCGAAGCCAGATGTCCGCAGCGTTTGCCGAACGGGAACGCACCCGTCGCGGACTCGAAGATACGGTCGAAATTCTGACCGGCGGCACAGACCCCGCAGATGAAGTACATCCGGAAGTCGTCGAGGCGATGGCCGAACTCGACATCGACCTCTCTGACCGGGCCCCGCAAGCGGTTCCGGACGACGAGCTCAACAGTTGCACCGTCGTTGCGACGATGGGGTGTTCGACGCTCGAACTCGATACCGACATCGCAGTGCGTGACTGGGCGCTAGAGGACCCGCACGGGCAGTCGGTTGAGCGGGTGCGGGAAATCCGAGACGAGATCGAGACGCGTGTCGCCGACCTGTTCGACGAATTCACCGACAGCAGTACCAATTGA
- a CDS encoding DUF4013 domain-containing protein, which translates to MIEDALRYQTQGDDWAKRIGLGGVVLFFGFLIVPLFTFQGYMLEVMRRVLRGETDTPPAWDELDLADITVDGIRHTVVVMGYGLLLTLALAIPGLLVIGGGLGGSEGLLLVGFLVAALLYFIGVLAMAVILPVATGNFVRADSIAAGFDRDVLSSVGTNRTMLMAVVMAFAVNIIVSVGATVLGFTIIGYLAVPFLAFVGQSAIMYVWARGFADAYEEEYGEPPLAPTTAPGGTHRSGPATTGTTSSVDEQIGDSYTDDPSRSNDTDDDGFGTSAWDDVGDSDGDSGQR; encoded by the coding sequence ATGATAGAAGACGCACTTCGCTATCAGACACAGGGCGATGACTGGGCCAAACGCATCGGCCTCGGTGGGGTTGTACTGTTTTTCGGCTTTTTGATCGTTCCGCTGTTCACGTTTCAGGGATATATGCTCGAAGTGATGCGCCGGGTCCTCAGGGGGGAGACTGACACGCCGCCGGCCTGGGACGAACTGGACCTGGCCGACATAACCGTCGACGGAATCCGACATACGGTCGTCGTTATGGGGTACGGGTTGTTGCTCACGCTCGCGCTTGCTATCCCGGGCCTGCTGGTGATCGGTGGTGGACTCGGCGGCTCAGAGGGATTGCTGCTCGTCGGTTTTCTCGTCGCCGCCTTGCTCTACTTTATCGGCGTTCTCGCAATGGCAGTGATACTGCCCGTTGCGACGGGGAACTTCGTCCGGGCGGACAGTATTGCTGCGGGCTTTGACCGTGATGTTCTCTCGTCTGTTGGGACGAACCGAACGATGCTGATGGCCGTGGTAATGGCGTTTGCGGTCAATATCATCGTCTCCGTTGGAGCGACCGTCCTGGGATTCACGATTATTGGCTACCTCGCGGTTCCGTTCCTCGCGTTCGTCGGCCAGTCGGCGATCATGTACGTCTGGGCGCGTGGCTTCGCAGACGCATACGAGGAGGAGTACGGCGAACCGCCGCTTGCACCCACGACTGCGCCCGGTGGGACACACAGGTCCGGACCAGCCACGACAGGGACAACTTCGAGCGTGGATGAACAAATAGGAGACAGCTACACCGATGACCCGAGTCGGAGTAACGACACCGATGATGACGGATTCGGCACTTCGGCCTGGGACGACGTCGGTGACAGTGACGGTGACAGCGGGCAACGCTGA
- the nreA gene encoding DNA repair protein NreA: protein MQLDEFIEGFEEDEAAQRRRLAAEKSYAITDHLEDVEQQFEAAVQGDSLFGSTAPEIFVGRSGYPNVSTGLLSPVDTDAAAAGFATSGDWYQEGLGIEDVLQRRTGMVNSTQTTSVDSVRASGGRGGGGVHDVWNGFVGVQREVAIADHPVDVEVGLDGTPEMDVSFDDVGTPTGPRAHATGADLAENPHVPRPVEKTLSDDDWRAEGAMAYLYRRGFDVYDINTILSAGALGQASERSLVPTRWSITAVDDTVGQYVRGTLRNADTIDKPELWYNEYMGNRYWVVLAPGRWEFELVEMKAPQSVWNPRPETGYYMSSAHEGYEGRTAYVEETAGAYYAARLGVLEHLQERDKQAKCLVLREITDDYWAPVGVWQVREGVRNAFDGEPGTAQSFRETLTAIADQLPVSLGQLRRKSELVAGLQSQLSDF from the coding sequence ATGCAACTCGACGAGTTCATCGAGGGGTTCGAGGAAGACGAAGCCGCACAGCGGCGCCGCCTCGCGGCGGAGAAGTCCTACGCCATCACGGACCACCTCGAAGACGTCGAGCAGCAGTTCGAGGCGGCGGTACAGGGCGATTCGCTGTTCGGATCGACGGCCCCGGAGATATTCGTCGGACGGTCGGGATACCCCAACGTCTCGACGGGCCTGCTCTCCCCGGTTGACACCGACGCCGCCGCTGCCGGGTTCGCGACCAGCGGCGACTGGTATCAGGAAGGACTGGGCATTGAGGACGTACTCCAGCGCCGGACCGGCATGGTGAACTCCACCCAGACCACGTCGGTCGATTCGGTCAGGGCCAGTGGTGGGCGCGGCGGCGGTGGGGTCCACGACGTCTGGAACGGCTTCGTCGGCGTCCAGCGTGAAGTCGCCATCGCGGACCATCCCGTCGACGTGGAGGTGGGGCTCGACGGCACTCCTGAGATGGATGTGAGCTTCGACGACGTTGGGACGCCAACGGGGCCACGAGCACACGCGACGGGTGCCGACTTGGCGGAGAACCCCCACGTCCCCCGCCCCGTTGAAAAGACGCTGTCGGACGACGACTGGCGCGCGGAGGGCGCGATGGCGTACCTGTACCGCCGCGGGTTCGACGTGTACGACATCAACACCATCCTCTCAGCGGGCGCACTCGGGCAGGCCAGCGAGCGCTCGCTGGTGCCGACACGATGGTCGATCACTGCCGTCGACGACACAGTCGGGCAGTACGTTCGTGGCACGCTGCGTAACGCCGACACCATCGACAAGCCGGAGCTGTGGTACAACGAGTACATGGGGAACCGCTACTGGGTCGTGCTCGCGCCCGGTCGCTGGGAGTTCGAGCTCGTCGAGATGAAGGCCCCACAGAGCGTCTGGAACCCACGCCCGGAGACGGGCTACTACATGTCCAGCGCTCACGAAGGCTACGAGGGACGGACCGCCTACGTCGAGGAGACGGCCGGAGCGTACTACGCAGCACGGCTCGGCGTCCTCGAACATTTGCAGGAGCGGGACAAGCAGGCGAAGTGTCTGGTGCTGCGGGAAATCACCGACGACTACTGGGCACCCGTCGGTGTCTGGCAGGTGCGCGAGGGCGTCCGGAATGCCTTCGACGGGGAACCCGGGACCGCTCAGTCCTTCCGGGAGACGCTGACGGCTATCGCCGACCAGCTCCCCGTCAGTCTCGGACAATTACGGCGCAAGTCCGAACTCGTTGCCGGGCTTCAGTCGCAATTGAGCGACTTCTGA
- the rnhA gene encoding ribonuclease HI, translating into MPVIECDETTARERLADAGLDIESGNTDHERWRVEYGGATAVAYDGKVVVQGEGTARLEALLRDNDGGRVHAYFDGASRGNPGPASVGYVLVNDSGIVTEGGETIGTATNNQAEYKALIRAVEVARDYGFDDVHIRGDSELIVKQVRGEWDTNDPELRENRVRVRELLTDFDDWQIEHVPREINDRADELANDALDDD; encoded by the coding sequence ATGCCGGTCATCGAATGTGACGAGACGACGGCCCGCGAGCGCCTAGCGGATGCGGGACTCGACATTGAATCGGGAAACACTGACCACGAGCGCTGGCGCGTCGAATACGGCGGCGCGACAGCGGTCGCCTACGACGGGAAAGTCGTCGTACAGGGTGAGGGGACCGCACGACTTGAGGCTCTGCTGCGCGACAATGACGGCGGGCGCGTCCATGCGTATTTTGATGGCGCATCGCGTGGCAATCCGGGACCGGCCTCGGTCGGCTACGTGCTGGTCAACGATAGCGGAATTGTCACAGAGGGCGGGGAAACGATTGGAACGGCGACGAACAACCAAGCGGAGTACAAAGCGCTCATCCGCGCGGTTGAAGTCGCACGTGACTACGGATTCGACGACGTCCATATCCGGGGTGATTCAGAGCTTATCGTCAAACAGGTCCGTGGCGAGTGGGATACGAACGACCCCGAACTGCGAGAGAACCGCGTCCGTGTCCGCGAGCTACTGACAGACTTTGACGACTGGCAGATCGAGCACGTTCCGCGGGAAATAAACGACCGTGCAGACGAACTAGCGAACGACGCACTCGACGATGACTGA
- a CDS encoding rnhA operon protein, producing MTDLPTDVTEQAERLTRLAREAVDEAEADAYRTERDEILAEYDYTARIRDDETGDVLVCHPAEWVDDGVIRPERVDDIDRGVEIRLSGPGDPDEWAEIDAANRAVVEAVTEVHGETHGANAELLADFMSNHYAKPISEATPDEIQEFRDDYVRRNAWPTAEQQSVLEQSIRLTVEEAGGRVPDV from the coding sequence ATGACTGACCTGCCGACAGATGTGACTGAACAGGCCGAACGGCTGACCAGGCTCGCTCGCGAAGCGGTCGATGAGGCCGAGGCTGATGCCTACAGAACCGAACGCGACGAAATCCTCGCCGAGTACGACTACACTGCCCGTATCAGAGACGACGAGACGGGTGACGTACTCGTCTGCCATCCCGCCGAATGGGTCGACGATGGCGTCATCCGTCCGGAGCGGGTCGACGACATCGACCGTGGGGTCGAGATACGGCTCTCAGGCCCCGGTGACCCGGACGAGTGGGCAGAGATAGACGCTGCAAACCGAGCCGTTGTCGAAGCTGTTACCGAAGTCCATGGCGAGACACACGGCGCCAACGCGGAGTTGCTCGCCGATTTCATGAGCAACCACTACGCCAAACCGATCTCCGAGGCGACGCCGGACGAAATTCAGGAGTTTCGGGACGATTACGTTCGGCGGAACGCGTGGCCAACTGCGGAACAGCAGTCGGTTCTTGAGCAGTCGATTCGTCTCACTGTCGAAGAAGCCGGTGGCCGCGTCCCCGACGTCTAA
- a CDS encoding PadR family transcriptional regulator yields MSEAQTVTDSPGIAKELTAFQQNILVILAEEPRYGLAIKRELEEYYNDEVNHGRLYPNLDDLVEMGLVEKSELDKRTNQYSLTESGKDAVLDQLGWVFGKFISDDGRADELRDLIAAQQ; encoded by the coding sequence ATGTCAGAGGCACAAACAGTTACTGACAGTCCGGGCATCGCAAAAGAACTCACCGCTTTTCAGCAGAATATCCTAGTAATACTTGCTGAAGAGCCACGGTATGGTCTCGCTATCAAGCGCGAACTGGAAGAATACTACAACGACGAAGTCAACCACGGTCGCCTGTACCCGAACCTCGACGACCTCGTCGAGATGGGACTCGTCGAGAAGAGTGAACTCGACAAGCGAACGAACCAGTACTCCCTGACAGAGTCGGGCAAGGACGCGGTCCTTGACCAGCTCGGATGGGTGTTCGGAAAGTTCATCTCCGATGACGGCCGAGCCGACGAACTCCGTGATCTGATCGCGGCGCAGCAGTAG
- a CDS encoding inorganic diphosphatase — protein sequence MTNLWEDLETGPNPPEEIYAVVECLKGERNKYEYEKDIPGVVLDRVLHSNVHYPSDYGFIPQSYYDDEDPFDVLVLVEDQTFPGCVIEARPVALMKMDDDGEQDDKVIAVPIEDPRYDHIEDLDDIPQQTLDEIDEFFSTYKNLEEGKEVETLGWEDKEAAKDAIVHAQELYDEEFN from the coding sequence ATGACGAACCTCTGGGAAGACCTCGAAACTGGACCGAACCCACCCGAAGAGATCTACGCTGTCGTCGAGTGCCTGAAAGGCGAGCGTAACAAGTACGAGTACGAGAAGGACATCCCCGGTGTCGTCCTCGACCGTGTCCTTCACTCGAACGTTCACTACCCGTCCGACTACGGCTTCATCCCGCAGTCGTACTACGACGACGAGGATCCGTTCGACGTGCTCGTCCTCGTCGAGGACCAGACGTTCCCCGGCTGCGTCATTGAGGCCCGTCCCGTTGCCCTGATGAAGATGGACGACGACGGTGAGCAAGACGACAAGGTCATCGCAGTCCCGATTGAGGACCCGCGCTACGACCACATCGAGGACCTCGACGACATCCCACAGCAGACCCTCGACGAGATTGACGAGTTCTTCTCGACCTACAAGAACCTCGAAGAGGGCAAAGAAGTCGAAACGCTAGGCTGGGAAGACAAAGAAGCCGCAAAGGACGCTATCGTTCACGCGCAGGAACTCTACGACGAAGAGTTCAACTGA
- a CDS encoding alkaline phosphatase family protein, with protein MGLFDRLKGDDAPRVAFFGIDGVPFSLIDEHPDVFPNLTEMASDGSAGPIDSIVPPESSACWPALTTGVNPGQTGVYGFQDREVGSYDTYVPMGRDVQATRLWDRVTDDGRNATVLNVPVTFPPQRNVQRMVSGFLSPGVDKAAYPDELRDHLQDSDYRIDVNAKLGHDDDKSDFVEDAHKTLEKRYEAFKHYVEQDDWDLFFGVFMTTDRVNHFLFKDYERDGENQEAFFEFYKQVDAYLGDLRDRLPDDVTMVVASDHGFTSLDYEVHFNEWLQQEGWLDYATDDHSELGDISEDTKAYSLIPGRFYINLEGREPNGGVPEDEYESVRADLKEKLEALEGPDGKPVADRVVTKEDAYRGDHDDIAPDLTVVPNHGFDLKAGFKGSEDVFGVGPRNGMHSFDNATLMVDDPDVRIDDADLYDIAPTILDLLDHDFDRAKFDGSSLA; from the coding sequence ATGGGATTATTCGACCGATTGAAGGGCGACGACGCACCGCGTGTTGCCTTCTTCGGCATTGACGGCGTACCGTTCAGCCTCATCGACGAACACCCCGACGTGTTTCCGAACCTTACGGAGATGGCGTCGGACGGAAGCGCCGGCCCCATCGACAGTATCGTCCCTCCCGAGTCTAGCGCCTGCTGGCCAGCGCTGACGACCGGGGTTAACCCTGGGCAAACAGGCGTCTACGGCTTCCAGGACCGCGAAGTTGGTTCGTACGACACCTACGTCCCGATGGGGCGTGACGTGCAGGCGACGCGCCTCTGGGACCGTGTCACCGACGATGGCCGCAACGCGACGGTTTTGAACGTGCCGGTCACCTTCCCGCCGCAGCGGAACGTCCAGCGGATGGTGTCGGGCTTTCTCTCACCGGGCGTGGACAAGGCCGCTTACCCGGACGAACTCCGGGACCACCTCCAGGACAGCGACTACCGGATTGACGTCAACGCCAAACTCGGCCACGACGATGACAAGAGCGACTTCGTCGAAGACGCCCACAAGACGCTGGAAAAGCGCTACGAGGCGTTCAAACACTACGTCGAGCAAGATGACTGGGACCTGTTTTTCGGCGTATTCATGACCACGGATCGGGTCAATCACTTCCTGTTCAAGGACTACGAGCGCGACGGCGAGAACCAGGAAGCCTTCTTCGAGTTCTACAAGCAGGTCGACGCCTATCTCGGCGACCTGCGCGACCGACTCCCCGACGACGTGACGATGGTCGTCGCCTCGGACCACGGCTTCACCTCGCTTGACTATGAGGTCCACTTCAACGAGTGGCTCCAGCAGGAGGGGTGGCTCGACTACGCGACCGACGACCACTCCGAACTCGGCGACATCAGCGAGGATACCAAGGCCTACTCGCTCATCCCCGGCCGCTTCTACATCAATCTCGAGGGCCGCGAACCGAACGGCGGCGTCCCCGAAGACGAGTACGAGTCCGTCCGCGCGGACCTCAAGGAAAAACTCGAAGCGCTTGAGGGACCGGATGGCAAGCCCGTCGCAGACCGTGTTGTCACCAAAGAAGACGCCTACCGTGGCGACCACGACGACATCGCGCCGGACCTCACCGTCGTCCCAAACCACGGGTTCGACCTGAAGGCCGGATTCAAAGGCTCCGAGGACGTGTTCGGTGTCGGGCCGCGAAACGGTATGCACAGCTTCGACAACGCGACGCTCATGGTCGACGACCCGGACGTTCGCATCGACGACGCCGACCTCTACGACATCGCGCCGACCATTCTCGACCTGCTTGACCACGACTTCGACCGCGCAAAGTTCGACGGTAGCAGTCTCGCCTGA